In Synechococcus sp. UW69, the following are encoded in one genomic region:
- a CDS encoding tetratricopeptide repeat protein, which produces MNRLLVLLLSLVLALPVQALDLQGLYEQALTASRQGDFAEALPLWDRFLEQAPEDAAALSNRGNVRLALGDASGAIEDQSASIVLAPEESDPRLNRGTAEEALQEWSAAADDYLWILERYPDDASALYNLANVRGSQGDWPQARSLYGQAALARPGFAMARSSEALAAWQSGDLAWAEAELRKLIRRYPLFADARAALSGLLWREGSSGEAESHWAAAAGLDQRYRQADWLKQVRRWPPQPTADLMAFLALEAS; this is translated from the coding sequence ATGAACCGGCTTCTGGTGCTGTTGCTGAGCCTGGTGCTGGCGCTGCCGGTGCAGGCCCTGGATCTTCAGGGGCTCTATGAGCAGGCGCTGACGGCGAGCCGTCAGGGGGATTTTGCTGAGGCGTTGCCCCTCTGGGACCGCTTCCTGGAGCAGGCCCCAGAGGATGCAGCCGCACTGAGCAACCGCGGCAATGTTCGTCTTGCCCTTGGGGATGCTTCAGGGGCCATCGAAGACCAGAGCGCCTCGATCGTTTTGGCGCCGGAGGAAAGCGACCCACGCCTCAACCGGGGCACGGCGGAGGAGGCGCTTCAGGAGTGGTCCGCAGCGGCAGACGACTATCTCTGGATCCTGGAGCGGTATCCAGACGATGCCTCAGCCCTTTACAACCTGGCCAATGTGCGTGGCTCGCAGGGGGATTGGCCTCAGGCCCGTTCGCTCTACGGCCAGGCTGCCCTTGCCCGTCCTGGTTTTGCAATGGCCCGTTCCAGCGAGGCCCTGGCGGCTTGGCAGTCGGGAGATCTCGCTTGGGCGGAGGCGGAATTGCGCAAACTGATTCGTCGCTATCCCTTGTTTGCCGATGCCCGGGCAGCCCTCAGTGGCCTGCTCTGGCGTGAGGGATCAAGCGGTGAAGCCGAAAGCCACTGGGCTGCGGCAGCGGGTTTGGACCAGCGCTACCGCCAGGCCGACTGGCTGAAGCAGGTACGGCGTTGGCCACCTCAACCGACGGCGGATCTGATGGCATTCCTGGCCTTGGAGGCCTCCTGA
- a CDS encoding rhamnan synthesis F family protein yields MAAVESDVVVVCNGSLSAKKFSFLKCEALCSEVLVRPNEGMNIGAWRYGLQACPGFQYYHFFQDESILISKNFLGVYETFLARKDVGLVGDSLNLKWNKSWNDMARSSLNFKILVEPGNYLDRSAADSLISENSVDRVTYYRQKLKQWRCPEGSIATHMRALNWSLSSEVLSSIDFPVGFSKHECIASEIYVSRLLVSRGLKVVQSSSQPFCYVGHSEWMNPHDPQRKIALK; encoded by the coding sequence TTGGCAGCTGTCGAATCTGATGTAGTTGTTGTATGCAATGGATCACTTTCTGCGAAAAAATTCTCTTTTTTGAAGTGCGAGGCGCTTTGCAGTGAAGTTTTGGTAAGGCCTAATGAAGGTATGAATATAGGGGCTTGGAGGTACGGCCTTCAGGCATGTCCTGGTTTTCAATATTATCACTTTTTTCAAGATGAGTCTATTCTTATTTCAAAAAATTTTTTGGGTGTTTATGAGACTTTTTTGGCTAGAAAAGATGTTGGTTTGGTCGGTGATTCGCTTAATTTGAAGTGGAATAAATCTTGGAATGATATGGCAAGATCTTCGCTTAATTTTAAAATCCTTGTAGAACCTGGAAACTATTTAGATCGATCTGCCGCAGATTCTTTGATATCAGAAAATTCAGTTGATCGCGTTACATACTATAGGCAAAAGCTGAAGCAATGGCGTTGCCCTGAGGGGAGCATCGCTACCCACATGCGTGCATTGAATTGGTCTTTGAGTTCAGAGGTGTTAAGTTCTATTGATTTTCCGGTTGGGTTTTCTAAGCATGAATGCATTGCTTCGGAAATCTACGTTTCCCGCTTACTGGTTTCTCGAGGGTTGAAGGTTGTTCAGTCCTCGAGTCAGCCATTTTGTTATGTCGGGCATAGTGAATGGATGAATCCTCACGACCCTCAGAGAAAAATCGCTCTTAAATGA
- a CDS encoding DUF3188 domain-containing protein — MNQRRAVIWVSLGAPLLILLALLASHQRQGKDQVQVLPAVLVGSGLMISSALGRQRRRARLLADLQRARTPGSNP, encoded by the coding sequence ATGAATCAACGCCGCGCTGTGATTTGGGTTTCCCTTGGGGCACCACTGCTGATCCTTCTGGCCCTGCTGGCCTCACATCAGCGTCAGGGGAAAGATCAAGTGCAGGTGCTTCCGGCGGTGCTGGTTGGTTCGGGCCTGATGATCAGCAGCGCTCTCGGTCGGCAGCGTCGCCGCGCCAGGCTGTTGGCCGATCTTCAGCGGGCGCGCACCCCCGGCAGCAACCCATGA
- a CDS encoding amidohydrolase, producing the protein MTEASALSDRLSRELPELLELRRHLHAHPELSGQEHQTAALVAGELRQLGWRVREGVGRTGVVAELGPEQGPTVGLRVDMDALPVEERTGLPYASTRQGLMHACGHDLHTCTGLGVARLLAQEQRLGGRVRLLFQPAEELAQGAVWMRDAGAVEGLAALYGLHVVPNLPVGTVGIRRGCLTAAAGELEILVQGEGGHGARPHQSVDAVWLAARVITELQQTIARRLDALQPVVISFGKVDGGRAFNVIADQVRLLGTVRCLDLQQHAQLPAWIEETVQGICASGGGMAVVNYRCIAPPVHNDPQLTDLLERCAVDCLGRDKVLPVEQPSLGAEDFAELLRDVPGMMVRLGVAGPEGCAPLHNGAFALEEDALGVGIAVLTATLLAWIAENASS; encoded by the coding sequence ATGACTGAGGCGTCGGCTCTTTCCGATCGACTCAGCCGTGAGCTGCCTGAGTTGCTGGAGCTGCGCCGGCATCTGCATGCTCACCCTGAACTCAGCGGTCAGGAACACCAGACGGCTGCCCTGGTGGCGGGGGAGTTGCGCCAGTTGGGCTGGCGCGTTCGCGAGGGGGTCGGTCGCACGGGGGTGGTGGCCGAACTGGGGCCGGAGCAAGGGCCCACGGTGGGGCTGCGAGTCGATATGGATGCACTTCCGGTGGAGGAACGCACCGGTCTTCCCTATGCCTCCACCCGCCAGGGGCTGATGCATGCCTGTGGCCACGACCTGCACACCTGCACAGGCCTGGGGGTAGCGCGGTTGTTGGCCCAGGAGCAGAGGTTGGGCGGCCGGGTGCGGCTGCTGTTTCAACCCGCTGAAGAGTTGGCCCAGGGGGCGGTGTGGATGCGGGATGCGGGGGCTGTAGAGGGCCTTGCTGCCTTGTATGGGCTCCATGTGGTGCCGAATCTGCCGGTGGGCACGGTCGGGATCAGACGGGGCTGTCTCACCGCGGCGGCCGGCGAGCTGGAGATCCTGGTGCAGGGGGAAGGGGGGCATGGTGCCCGCCCCCATCAGTCGGTGGATGCTGTTTGGCTTGCCGCCCGCGTGATCACGGAGTTGCAACAGACGATCGCTCGCCGCTTGGATGCTCTGCAGCCGGTGGTCATCAGTTTCGGCAAGGTGGACGGCGGTCGCGCCTTCAACGTGATTGCTGATCAAGTGCGCTTGCTGGGCACGGTGCGCTGCCTGGATCTGCAGCAGCACGCCCAGTTGCCGGCTTGGATCGAAGAGACGGTGCAGGGGATTTGCGCTAGCGGAGGCGGCATGGCTGTGGTGAACTACCGCTGCATTGCGCCGCCGGTGCACAACGATCCGCAGCTCACGGATCTCCTCGAGCGCTGTGCGGTGGATTGTTTGGGCCGCGACAAGGTGCTGCCGGTGGAGCAACCCTCCTTGGGGGCGGAAGACTTTGCTGAGTTGCTTCGGGATGTGCCGGGAATGATGGTGCGGCTTGGGGTTGCTGGGCCTGAAGGGTGTGCACCGTTGCATAACGGGGCCTTCGCCCTGGAGGAGGATGCCCTCGGTGTTGGTATTGCCGTGCTCACTGCCACCTTGCTGGCTTGGATCGCGGAGAACGCTTCGTCATGA
- the thiC gene encoding phosphomethylpyrimidine synthase ThiC → MRASWVESRKGQANVSQMHYARQGLVTEEMAYVAKRENLPESLVMEEVARGRMIIPANVNHANLEPMAIGIASKCKVNANIGASPNASDAAEEVNKLKLAVKYGADTVMDLSTGGVNLDEVRTAIINASPVPIGTVPVYQALESVHGSIEKLDEDDFLHIIEKHCQQGVDYQTIHAGLLIEHLPKVKGRITGIVSRGGGILAQWMLYHHRQNPLYTRFDDICEIFKRYDCTFSLGDSLRPGCQHDASDAAQLAELHTLGELTRRAWKHDVQVMVEGPGHVPLDQIEFNVKKQMEECSEAPFYVLGPLVTDIAPGYDHITSAIGAAMAGWHGTAMLCYVTPKEHLGLPNAEDVREGLIAYKIAAHAADIARHRPGARDRDDELSRARYAFDWNKQFELSLDPERAKEYHDETLPADIYKQAEFCSMCGPKHCPMQTKITDEDLEGLEKVLETKAGAAELTPLKLDKAE, encoded by the coding sequence ATGCGCGCTTCCTGGGTTGAGTCCCGCAAGGGCCAGGCCAACGTCTCTCAGATGCACTACGCCCGTCAGGGGCTAGTGACTGAAGAAATGGCCTATGTGGCCAAACGGGAGAACCTGCCCGAGTCGCTGGTGATGGAGGAAGTGGCTCGGGGGCGAATGATCATCCCGGCAAACGTCAATCACGCCAACCTGGAGCCGATGGCGATCGGCATCGCCAGCAAATGCAAGGTGAACGCCAATATCGGCGCTTCACCCAATGCGTCGGACGCTGCCGAGGAGGTGAACAAGCTCAAGTTGGCGGTGAAGTACGGCGCCGACACGGTGATGGATCTCTCCACTGGCGGAGTGAATCTTGATGAGGTGCGCACCGCGATCATCAACGCGTCTCCGGTGCCCATCGGCACGGTGCCGGTGTATCAGGCGCTGGAAAGCGTGCATGGCTCAATCGAGAAGCTCGATGAGGATGACTTCCTCCACATCATTGAGAAGCACTGCCAGCAGGGAGTTGATTACCAGACCATCCACGCCGGTCTGTTGATCGAGCACCTGCCCAAGGTGAAGGGACGCATTACCGGCATCGTCAGCCGTGGTGGCGGCATCCTGGCCCAATGGATGCTCTATCACCATCGCCAGAACCCTCTTTACACACGGTTCGACGACATCTGCGAGATTTTCAAGCGCTACGACTGCACATTCTCGCTGGGTGATTCTTTGCGCCCTGGTTGCCAGCACGATGCGTCGGACGCCGCTCAACTGGCCGAACTGCACACCTTGGGCGAACTGACCCGTCGGGCTTGGAAGCACGACGTCCAGGTGATGGTGGAAGGTCCTGGTCACGTGCCCCTCGACCAGATCGAGTTCAACGTGAAAAAGCAGATGGAGGAGTGCAGCGAAGCGCCCTTCTATGTGCTCGGCCCCCTGGTGACCGACATCGCTCCTGGGTATGACCACATCACCTCAGCAATCGGTGCGGCCATGGCCGGTTGGCATGGCACAGCGATGCTCTGTTATGTGACTCCGAAGGAACACCTCGGTCTCCCCAATGCTGAGGATGTACGGGAAGGCTTGATTGCCTACAAGATCGCTGCCCATGCGGCAGACATCGCCCGTCACCGCCCGGGCGCTCGGGATCGTGATGATGAGCTGAGCCGGGCCCGTTACGCCTTTGATTGGAACAAGCAGTTCGAGCTATCGCTTGATCCTGAGCGTGCCAAGGAGTATCATGATGAGACCCTGCCGGCTGATATCTACAAGCAGGCTGAGTTTTGCTCCATGTGTGGACCGAAGCACTGCCCGATGCAGACCAAGATCACCGATGAAGATCTTGAGGGCTTGGAAAAAGTACTTGAAACGAAAGCGGGGGCCGCGGAGCTGACCCCTCTCAAACTCGACAAGGCAGAATGA
- a CDS encoding HEAT repeat domain-containing protein, which translates to MSETEPQKPDLDTVRLAIASGDPVKAMPAITQLRHCSDTEAVPLLVLGTQQKPFLVRSLSCSGLGYKRTEQGWAVLSELITADEDPNVRAEAANSLASYGVERAWPLLLSAFEADNAWLVRCSILSALAEQPGIDLGWLLELATLAVADADGIVRVSGAEILSRIVREGGNDPIALQARSLLQSLQQDGDHRVVAAVLNGLQSS; encoded by the coding sequence ATGAGTGAGACCGAACCCCAGAAGCCTGATCTCGACACTGTGCGCCTGGCCATCGCTAGCGGAGACCCTGTGAAGGCGATGCCAGCGATCACCCAGCTTCGCCATTGCTCGGATACGGAGGCGGTGCCGTTGCTGGTGCTGGGCACACAGCAAAAACCCTTTTTGGTGCGCTCGTTGAGTTGCAGCGGCCTGGGCTACAAGCGCACTGAGCAGGGCTGGGCCGTGCTCAGTGAGTTGATCACTGCGGATGAGGACCCCAACGTCCGGGCCGAAGCAGCTAACTCTCTGGCCAGTTATGGGGTCGAGCGGGCCTGGCCTCTGTTGCTCTCGGCTTTCGAGGCGGACAACGCCTGGTTGGTGCGCTGCAGCATTTTGTCCGCCTTGGCGGAGCAGCCCGGCATTGATCTGGGTTGGTTGCTTGAATTGGCGACTCTCGCCGTTGCCGATGCCGATGGCATTGTGCGGGTCAGTGGAGCTGAAATCCTGAGTCGGATCGTCCGGGAAGGGGGCAACGATCCCATTGCCCTGCAGGCCAGAAGCTTGTTGCAATCTCTGCAGCAGGACGGTGATCACCGTGTCGTGGCAGCAGTTCTAAACGGCCTGCAATCAAGCTGA